A single region of the Sorghum bicolor cultivar BTx623 chromosome 7, Sorghum_bicolor_NCBIv3, whole genome shotgun sequence genome encodes:
- the LOC110436972 gene encoding pumilio homolog 5-like isoform X3 — protein MATESAVRLIGGTGARDWSKGFGAFDSSVGGLSGEDLGFVDNGTGVYGGWSKSVPNRSGSAPPSMEGSLAALGHLIGQQSGSFEASLATLDNITDSSKSEEQLRADPAYFEYYGSKVNLNPRLPPPLISRESRRLMNRVGKAKEWRVVSQDNSSKGSIYVPRSTLSTHKEEPEDDKSPRLDSSSVEDAQIISSASNFQSQDFSLESFQQNAASLPDSSSSNPSNSNTGDSMPVYSDINLSRSLSVDAVKQSDLNSWKSKNPLKSNVSSDLSSPPLPSSSYSGSKTGMQTSQQEKAAVDTKHGNVVLGSGAAVTELDNVDSSMKNLKLSLDGHTSSPVKQRWQDNVLQQYGSFLQAQGDPIQMTTQGPHLPHIPFVDNLSHAQLKLPAGDLHQFLPQPSMTTPFYTPNSFGNPYYQNLHPANAFPTSIGTGGYAVSGSILPPFMAGYAPQGPLGTPLDSPMTPSFSGRPSGFPPAGNLTGGTDFMQSYKVYGQLGAGMQSSIPDPNFIHFFQHPSLFQYTSGNQYNTMGPRFTVVGNPAESFDPQKMIPQAAYPSDQRLPLPRTGFPNSTTPRRGTVPNYQGISSYVGVPMTYPTSPVFQGQTLPGVLPPGRRNDSVGFQSPSRNITDSPGIQGQRERQKFDESKTCSFLEELKSNRARRVELSDITGRIVEYSADQHGSRFIQQKLENCTAEEKAAVFAEVLPHASSLMTDVFGNYVIQKFFEHGTREQRRDLATKLVGHVLPLSLQMYGCRVIQKALEVMELDQKIDLVHELDGHVMRCVRDQNGNHVIQKCIECVPTEHIGFVVSAFQGQVASLSMHPYGCRVIQRVLEHCGGNSQGQCIIDEILQSACILAQDQYGNYVTQHVLERGKAHERSQIITKLAGQVVTMSQNKFASNVIERCFQHGDIAERDLLIRQIVEQTEGNDNLLAMMKDQYANYVVQKILETCNENQRELLLSRVKGHMQALRKYTYGKHIVSRVEQLCGDGTAESDS, from the exons ATGGCTACTGAGAGTGCTGTCCGATTAATTGGTGGGACAGGGGCTAGGGACTGGAGTAAGGGATTTGGTGCATTTGACTCTTCAGTGGGTGGCCTTTCAGGGGAAGATTTAGGATTTGTGGATAACGGCACTGGGGTTTATGGGGGCTGGAGCAAATCTGTTCCAAATCGCAGTGGAAGCGCACCACCTAGCATGGAAGGATCTCTTGCTGCTCTTGGCCATCTCATTGGCCAGCAGAGTGGGAGCTTTGAAGCTAGTTTGGCAACCTTGGATAACATAACTGACAGTTCGAAGTCTGAGGAGCAACTACGTGCTGATCCAGCATATTTTGAGTATTATGGCTCCAAGGTGAATCTGAATCCAAGGCTCCCTCCGCCACTTATTTCAAGAGAGAGCCGCCGATTAATGAACCGTGTTGGCAAGGCTAAAGAGTGGAGGGTAGTCTCCCAAGATAACAGCAGCAAAGGCTCGATATATGTTCCTCGATCTACACTGTCAACTCACAAAGAAGAACCGGAGGATGATAAATCTCCAAGATTGGATTCAAGTTCAGTGGAGGATGCCCAGATTATCTCCAGTGCATCCAACTTTCAGAGCCAGGATTTTAGTCTG GAGAGCTTTCAACAGAATGCTGCTTCTTTGCCTGATAGTTCATCTTCTAATCCTTCAAATAGCAACACTGGTGATTCTATGCCTGTATATTCTGACATAAATTTGTCAAGGAGTTTGTCAGTTGATGCTGTCAAGCAATCGGACCTGAACTCTTGGAAATCAAAAAACCCACTGAAAAGTAATGTTAGCAGTGACCTTTCATCGCCGCCCCTTCCCAGTTCATCATATTCTGGTAGCAAAACTGGTATGCAAACTTCTCAGCAAGAAAAGGCGGCTGTAGACACCAAACATGGAAATGTTGTGCTTGGCAGTGGTGCAGCTGTTACTGAACTTGATAATGTGGACTCCAGTATGAAGAATTTGAAGTTAAGTTTGGATGGCCATACATCCTCACCTGTGAAGCAGAGGTGGCAGGACAATGTCTTGCAGCAGTATGGCTCCTTTCTCCAAGCCCAAGGTGATCCTATTCAAATGACTACTCAAGGACCCCATCTTCCCCATATACCTTTTGTTGATAACTTGTCTCATGCTCAGCTCAAGTTACCTGCTGGTGACTTGCACCAATTTTTACCGCAGCCTAGTATGACAACACCTTTCTATACACCAAATTCTTTTGGAAACCCTTATTATCAGAATTTGCACCCTGCTAATGCTTTTCCAACCTCAATTGGAACTGGTGGGTACGCTGTAAGTGGTTCCATTTTGCCACCTTTTATGGCTGGCTATGCTCCCCAAGGTCCTCTTGGTACACCTCTTGACAGTCCTATGACTCCAAGCTTTAGTGGCAGGCCATCTGGATTTCCTCCAGCAGGGAATCTTACAGGGGGAACAGATTTTATGCAGTCATATAAAGTATACGGACAACTTGGGGCTGGTATGCAGTCGTCCATTCCTGATCCAAACTTCATTCATTTCTTTCAGCATCCCTCTTTATTTCAGTATACTAGTGGAAATCAATACAATACAATGGGTCCAAGATTTACTGTTGTTGGGAATCCAGCTGAAAGCTTTGATCCACAAAAGATGATACCGCAAGCAGCATATCCATCTGATCAGAGGCTTCCACTTCCAAGAACTGGCTTTCCTAATTCTACTACACCCAGAAGAGGGACTGTTCCAAATTATCAAGGCATATCATCCTACGTTGGAGTGCCGATGACTTATCCTACAAGTCCAGTGTTTCAGGGACAAACGTTGCCTGGAGTATTGCCTCCTGGTAGGAGAAATGACTCTGTTGGATTTCAGTCCCCCTCAAGAAATATCACTGATAGTCCTGGGATTCAAGGGCAGCGAGAAAGACAGAAGTTTGATGAATCAAAGACCTGCTCTTTCTTAGAAGAGTTAAAGTCCAACAGAGCACGCAGGGTTGAGCTATCTGACATCACAGGTCGTATAGTTGAATACAG TGCTGACCAACATGGTAGCCGATTCATCCAGCAGAAGTTGGAAAACTGCACTGCCGAAGAGAAGGCAGCTGTGTTTGCGGAGGTTCTTCCTCATGCTTCATCATTAATGACTGACGTTTTCGGGAATTACGTGATCCAAAAG TTTTTTGAACATGGAACTCGTGAGCAAAGGAGGGATCTTGCCACCAAACTTGTTGGTCATGTTTTGCCTTTGAGTCTTCAGATGTATGGCTGCCGTGTAATTCAGAAG GCTCTTGAAGTTATGGAACTTGACCAGAAAATAGATCTAGTTCATGAGCTTGATGGACATGTTATGCGATGTGTCCGTGATCAAAATGGAAATCATGTTATACAGAAGTGCATTGAGTGTGTCCCCACAGAACATATTGGTTTTGTAGTATCTGCTTTTCAGGGACAAGTTGCTAGCCTTTCAATGCACCCATATGGTTGCCGTGTAATTCAG AGAGTTTTGGAGCATTGCGGTGGTAACTCACAAGGGCAGTGCATaatagatgaaatattgcagtcGGCGTGCATCCTTGCGCAAGATCAGTATGGCAACTATGTTACACAG CATGTTCTAGAAAGAGGAAAAGCTCATGAGAGGAGCCAAATTATTACTAAATTGGCTGGGCAGGTTGTTACCATGAGCCAAAATAAATTTGCATCAAATGTGATAGAGAGGTGTTTTCAACATGGTGATATTGCGGAGCGGGATCTTCTGATCAGGCAGATTGTGGAGCAGACAGAGGGCAATGACAATTTGCTG GCAATGATGAAGGACCAGTATGCTAATTATGTGGTTCAGAAGATACTTGAAACATGCAATGAGAATCAGCGGGAACTCCTGCTCAGCCGTGTAAAGGGTCATATGCAAGCATTGAGGAAGTACACATACGGCAAGCACATTGTAAGCCGAGTTGAGCAGCTCTGTGGTGATG GAACTGCCGAGTCGGATTCTTGA
- the LOC110436972 gene encoding pumilio homolog 5-like isoform X2 produces the protein MFLGFLNLVVFHLVLRLGNQSSLMATESAVRLIGGTGARDWSKGFGAFDSSVGGLSGEDLGFVDNGTGVYGGWSKSVPNRSGSAPPSMEGSLAALGHLIGQQSGSFEASLATLDNITDSSKSEEQLRADPAYFEYYGSKVNLNPRLPPPLISRESRRLMNRVGKAKEWRVVSQDNSSKGSIYVPRSTLSTHKEEPEDDKSPRLDSSSVEDAQIISSASNFQSQDFSLESFQQNAASLPDSSSSNPSNSNTGDSMPVYSDINLSRSLSVDAVKQSDLNSWKSKNPLKSNVSSDLSSPPLPSSSYSGSKTGMQTSQQEKAAVDTKHGNVVLGSGAAVTELDNVDSSMKNLKLSLDGHTSSPVKQRWQDNVLQQYGSFLQAQGDPIQMTTQGPHLPHIPFVDNLSHAQLKLPAGDLHQFLPQPSMTTPFYTPNSFGNPYYQNLHPANAFPTSIGTGGYAVSGSILPPFMAGYAPQGPLGTPLDSPMTPSFSGRPSGFPPAGNLTGGTDFMQSYKVYGQLGAGMQSSIPDPNFIHFFQHPSLFQYTSGNQYNTMGPRFTVVGNPAESFDPQKMIPQAAYPSDQRLPLPRTGFPNSTTPRRGTVPNYQGISSYVGVPMTYPTSPVFQGQTLPGVLPPGRRNDSVGFQSPSRNITDSPGIQGQRERQKFDESKTCSFLEELKSNRARRVELSDITGRIVEYSADQHGSRFIQQKLENCTAEEKAAVFAEVLPHASSLMTDVFGNYVIQKFFEHGTREQRRDLATKLVGHVLPLSLQMYGCRVIQKALEVMELDQKIDLVHELDGHVMRCVRDQNGNHVIQKCIECVPTEHIGFVVSAFQGQVASLSMHPYGCRVIQRVLEHCGGNSQGQCIIDEILQSACILAQDQYGNYVTQHVLERGKAHERSQIITKLAGQVVTMSQNKFASNVIERCFQHGDIAERDLLIRQIVEQTEGNDNLLAMMKDQYANYVVQKILETCNENQRELLLSRVKGHMQALRKYTYGKHIVSRVEQLCGDGTAESDS, from the exons ATGTTTCTGGGCTTCCTGAATTTGGTCGTGTTTCATCTGGTTTTGCGCTTGGGGAACCAGTCCAG TTTAATGGCTACTGAGAGTGCTGTCCGATTAATTGGTGGGACAGGGGCTAGGGACTGGAGTAAGGGATTTGGTGCATTTGACTCTTCAGTGGGTGGCCTTTCAGGGGAAGATTTAGGATTTGTGGATAACGGCACTGGGGTTTATGGGGGCTGGAGCAAATCTGTTCCAAATCGCAGTGGAAGCGCACCACCTAGCATGGAAGGATCTCTTGCTGCTCTTGGCCATCTCATTGGCCAGCAGAGTGGGAGCTTTGAAGCTAGTTTGGCAACCTTGGATAACATAACTGACAGTTCGAAGTCTGAGGAGCAACTACGTGCTGATCCAGCATATTTTGAGTATTATGGCTCCAAGGTGAATCTGAATCCAAGGCTCCCTCCGCCACTTATTTCAAGAGAGAGCCGCCGATTAATGAACCGTGTTGGCAAGGCTAAAGAGTGGAGGGTAGTCTCCCAAGATAACAGCAGCAAAGGCTCGATATATGTTCCTCGATCTACACTGTCAACTCACAAAGAAGAACCGGAGGATGATAAATCTCCAAGATTGGATTCAAGTTCAGTGGAGGATGCCCAGATTATCTCCAGTGCATCCAACTTTCAGAGCCAGGATTTTAGTCTG GAGAGCTTTCAACAGAATGCTGCTTCTTTGCCTGATAGTTCATCTTCTAATCCTTCAAATAGCAACACTGGTGATTCTATGCCTGTATATTCTGACATAAATTTGTCAAGGAGTTTGTCAGTTGATGCTGTCAAGCAATCGGACCTGAACTCTTGGAAATCAAAAAACCCACTGAAAAGTAATGTTAGCAGTGACCTTTCATCGCCGCCCCTTCCCAGTTCATCATATTCTGGTAGCAAAACTGGTATGCAAACTTCTCAGCAAGAAAAGGCGGCTGTAGACACCAAACATGGAAATGTTGTGCTTGGCAGTGGTGCAGCTGTTACTGAACTTGATAATGTGGACTCCAGTATGAAGAATTTGAAGTTAAGTTTGGATGGCCATACATCCTCACCTGTGAAGCAGAGGTGGCAGGACAATGTCTTGCAGCAGTATGGCTCCTTTCTCCAAGCCCAAGGTGATCCTATTCAAATGACTACTCAAGGACCCCATCTTCCCCATATACCTTTTGTTGATAACTTGTCTCATGCTCAGCTCAAGTTACCTGCTGGTGACTTGCACCAATTTTTACCGCAGCCTAGTATGACAACACCTTTCTATACACCAAATTCTTTTGGAAACCCTTATTATCAGAATTTGCACCCTGCTAATGCTTTTCCAACCTCAATTGGAACTGGTGGGTACGCTGTAAGTGGTTCCATTTTGCCACCTTTTATGGCTGGCTATGCTCCCCAAGGTCCTCTTGGTACACCTCTTGACAGTCCTATGACTCCAAGCTTTAGTGGCAGGCCATCTGGATTTCCTCCAGCAGGGAATCTTACAGGGGGAACAGATTTTATGCAGTCATATAAAGTATACGGACAACTTGGGGCTGGTATGCAGTCGTCCATTCCTGATCCAAACTTCATTCATTTCTTTCAGCATCCCTCTTTATTTCAGTATACTAGTGGAAATCAATACAATACAATGGGTCCAAGATTTACTGTTGTTGGGAATCCAGCTGAAAGCTTTGATCCACAAAAGATGATACCGCAAGCAGCATATCCATCTGATCAGAGGCTTCCACTTCCAAGAACTGGCTTTCCTAATTCTACTACACCCAGAAGAGGGACTGTTCCAAATTATCAAGGCATATCATCCTACGTTGGAGTGCCGATGACTTATCCTACAAGTCCAGTGTTTCAGGGACAAACGTTGCCTGGAGTATTGCCTCCTGGTAGGAGAAATGACTCTGTTGGATTTCAGTCCCCCTCAAGAAATATCACTGATAGTCCTGGGATTCAAGGGCAGCGAGAAAGACAGAAGTTTGATGAATCAAAGACCTGCTCTTTCTTAGAAGAGTTAAAGTCCAACAGAGCACGCAGGGTTGAGCTATCTGACATCACAGGTCGTATAGTTGAATACAG TGCTGACCAACATGGTAGCCGATTCATCCAGCAGAAGTTGGAAAACTGCACTGCCGAAGAGAAGGCAGCTGTGTTTGCGGAGGTTCTTCCTCATGCTTCATCATTAATGACTGACGTTTTCGGGAATTACGTGATCCAAAAG TTTTTTGAACATGGAACTCGTGAGCAAAGGAGGGATCTTGCCACCAAACTTGTTGGTCATGTTTTGCCTTTGAGTCTTCAGATGTATGGCTGCCGTGTAATTCAGAAG GCTCTTGAAGTTATGGAACTTGACCAGAAAATAGATCTAGTTCATGAGCTTGATGGACATGTTATGCGATGTGTCCGTGATCAAAATGGAAATCATGTTATACAGAAGTGCATTGAGTGTGTCCCCACAGAACATATTGGTTTTGTAGTATCTGCTTTTCAGGGACAAGTTGCTAGCCTTTCAATGCACCCATATGGTTGCCGTGTAATTCAG AGAGTTTTGGAGCATTGCGGTGGTAACTCACAAGGGCAGTGCATaatagatgaaatattgcagtcGGCGTGCATCCTTGCGCAAGATCAGTATGGCAACTATGTTACACAG CATGTTCTAGAAAGAGGAAAAGCTCATGAGAGGAGCCAAATTATTACTAAATTGGCTGGGCAGGTTGTTACCATGAGCCAAAATAAATTTGCATCAAATGTGATAGAGAGGTGTTTTCAACATGGTGATATTGCGGAGCGGGATCTTCTGATCAGGCAGATTGTGGAGCAGACAGAGGGCAATGACAATTTGCTG GCAATGATGAAGGACCAGTATGCTAATTATGTGGTTCAGAAGATACTTGAAACATGCAATGAGAATCAGCGGGAACTCCTGCTCAGCCGTGTAAAGGGTCATATGCAAGCATTGAGGAAGTACACATACGGCAAGCACATTGTAAGCCGAGTTGAGCAGCTCTGTGGTGATG GAACTGCCGAGTCGGATTCTTGA
- the LOC110436972 gene encoding pumilio homolog 5-like isoform X1: MVDKAKVVGAPGETGHAFCWESFGRMTTGGGAGDLLPRVSGQPTDLEAASLMATESAVRLIGGTGARDWSKGFGAFDSSVGGLSGEDLGFVDNGTGVYGGWSKSVPNRSGSAPPSMEGSLAALGHLIGQQSGSFEASLATLDNITDSSKSEEQLRADPAYFEYYGSKVNLNPRLPPPLISRESRRLMNRVGKAKEWRVVSQDNSSKGSIYVPRSTLSTHKEEPEDDKSPRLDSSSVEDAQIISSASNFQSQDFSLESFQQNAASLPDSSSSNPSNSNTGDSMPVYSDINLSRSLSVDAVKQSDLNSWKSKNPLKSNVSSDLSSPPLPSSSYSGSKTGMQTSQQEKAAVDTKHGNVVLGSGAAVTELDNVDSSMKNLKLSLDGHTSSPVKQRWQDNVLQQYGSFLQAQGDPIQMTTQGPHLPHIPFVDNLSHAQLKLPAGDLHQFLPQPSMTTPFYTPNSFGNPYYQNLHPANAFPTSIGTGGYAVSGSILPPFMAGYAPQGPLGTPLDSPMTPSFSGRPSGFPPAGNLTGGTDFMQSYKVYGQLGAGMQSSIPDPNFIHFFQHPSLFQYTSGNQYNTMGPRFTVVGNPAESFDPQKMIPQAAYPSDQRLPLPRTGFPNSTTPRRGTVPNYQGISSYVGVPMTYPTSPVFQGQTLPGVLPPGRRNDSVGFQSPSRNITDSPGIQGQRERQKFDESKTCSFLEELKSNRARRVELSDITGRIVEYSADQHGSRFIQQKLENCTAEEKAAVFAEVLPHASSLMTDVFGNYVIQKFFEHGTREQRRDLATKLVGHVLPLSLQMYGCRVIQKALEVMELDQKIDLVHELDGHVMRCVRDQNGNHVIQKCIECVPTEHIGFVVSAFQGQVASLSMHPYGCRVIQRVLEHCGGNSQGQCIIDEILQSACILAQDQYGNYVTQHVLERGKAHERSQIITKLAGQVVTMSQNKFASNVIERCFQHGDIAERDLLIRQIVEQTEGNDNLLAMMKDQYANYVVQKILETCNENQRELLLSRVKGHMQALRKYTYGKHIVSRVEQLCGDGTAESDS; the protein is encoded by the exons ATGGTGGATAAGGCCAAGGTGGTTGGTGCCCCTGGAGAAACGGGGCATGCCTTTTGTTGGGAGAGCTTTGGGAGGATGACTACAGGTGGTGGCGCTGGTGATTTGTTGCCTAGGGTTTCTGGCCAGCCGACTGACTTGGAGGCAGCAAG TTTAATGGCTACTGAGAGTGCTGTCCGATTAATTGGTGGGACAGGGGCTAGGGACTGGAGTAAGGGATTTGGTGCATTTGACTCTTCAGTGGGTGGCCTTTCAGGGGAAGATTTAGGATTTGTGGATAACGGCACTGGGGTTTATGGGGGCTGGAGCAAATCTGTTCCAAATCGCAGTGGAAGCGCACCACCTAGCATGGAAGGATCTCTTGCTGCTCTTGGCCATCTCATTGGCCAGCAGAGTGGGAGCTTTGAAGCTAGTTTGGCAACCTTGGATAACATAACTGACAGTTCGAAGTCTGAGGAGCAACTACGTGCTGATCCAGCATATTTTGAGTATTATGGCTCCAAGGTGAATCTGAATCCAAGGCTCCCTCCGCCACTTATTTCAAGAGAGAGCCGCCGATTAATGAACCGTGTTGGCAAGGCTAAAGAGTGGAGGGTAGTCTCCCAAGATAACAGCAGCAAAGGCTCGATATATGTTCCTCGATCTACACTGTCAACTCACAAAGAAGAACCGGAGGATGATAAATCTCCAAGATTGGATTCAAGTTCAGTGGAGGATGCCCAGATTATCTCCAGTGCATCCAACTTTCAGAGCCAGGATTTTAGTCTG GAGAGCTTTCAACAGAATGCTGCTTCTTTGCCTGATAGTTCATCTTCTAATCCTTCAAATAGCAACACTGGTGATTCTATGCCTGTATATTCTGACATAAATTTGTCAAGGAGTTTGTCAGTTGATGCTGTCAAGCAATCGGACCTGAACTCTTGGAAATCAAAAAACCCACTGAAAAGTAATGTTAGCAGTGACCTTTCATCGCCGCCCCTTCCCAGTTCATCATATTCTGGTAGCAAAACTGGTATGCAAACTTCTCAGCAAGAAAAGGCGGCTGTAGACACCAAACATGGAAATGTTGTGCTTGGCAGTGGTGCAGCTGTTACTGAACTTGATAATGTGGACTCCAGTATGAAGAATTTGAAGTTAAGTTTGGATGGCCATACATCCTCACCTGTGAAGCAGAGGTGGCAGGACAATGTCTTGCAGCAGTATGGCTCCTTTCTCCAAGCCCAAGGTGATCCTATTCAAATGACTACTCAAGGACCCCATCTTCCCCATATACCTTTTGTTGATAACTTGTCTCATGCTCAGCTCAAGTTACCTGCTGGTGACTTGCACCAATTTTTACCGCAGCCTAGTATGACAACACCTTTCTATACACCAAATTCTTTTGGAAACCCTTATTATCAGAATTTGCACCCTGCTAATGCTTTTCCAACCTCAATTGGAACTGGTGGGTACGCTGTAAGTGGTTCCATTTTGCCACCTTTTATGGCTGGCTATGCTCCCCAAGGTCCTCTTGGTACACCTCTTGACAGTCCTATGACTCCAAGCTTTAGTGGCAGGCCATCTGGATTTCCTCCAGCAGGGAATCTTACAGGGGGAACAGATTTTATGCAGTCATATAAAGTATACGGACAACTTGGGGCTGGTATGCAGTCGTCCATTCCTGATCCAAACTTCATTCATTTCTTTCAGCATCCCTCTTTATTTCAGTATACTAGTGGAAATCAATACAATACAATGGGTCCAAGATTTACTGTTGTTGGGAATCCAGCTGAAAGCTTTGATCCACAAAAGATGATACCGCAAGCAGCATATCCATCTGATCAGAGGCTTCCACTTCCAAGAACTGGCTTTCCTAATTCTACTACACCCAGAAGAGGGACTGTTCCAAATTATCAAGGCATATCATCCTACGTTGGAGTGCCGATGACTTATCCTACAAGTCCAGTGTTTCAGGGACAAACGTTGCCTGGAGTATTGCCTCCTGGTAGGAGAAATGACTCTGTTGGATTTCAGTCCCCCTCAAGAAATATCACTGATAGTCCTGGGATTCAAGGGCAGCGAGAAAGACAGAAGTTTGATGAATCAAAGACCTGCTCTTTCTTAGAAGAGTTAAAGTCCAACAGAGCACGCAGGGTTGAGCTATCTGACATCACAGGTCGTATAGTTGAATACAG TGCTGACCAACATGGTAGCCGATTCATCCAGCAGAAGTTGGAAAACTGCACTGCCGAAGAGAAGGCAGCTGTGTTTGCGGAGGTTCTTCCTCATGCTTCATCATTAATGACTGACGTTTTCGGGAATTACGTGATCCAAAAG TTTTTTGAACATGGAACTCGTGAGCAAAGGAGGGATCTTGCCACCAAACTTGTTGGTCATGTTTTGCCTTTGAGTCTTCAGATGTATGGCTGCCGTGTAATTCAGAAG GCTCTTGAAGTTATGGAACTTGACCAGAAAATAGATCTAGTTCATGAGCTTGATGGACATGTTATGCGATGTGTCCGTGATCAAAATGGAAATCATGTTATACAGAAGTGCATTGAGTGTGTCCCCACAGAACATATTGGTTTTGTAGTATCTGCTTTTCAGGGACAAGTTGCTAGCCTTTCAATGCACCCATATGGTTGCCGTGTAATTCAG AGAGTTTTGGAGCATTGCGGTGGTAACTCACAAGGGCAGTGCATaatagatgaaatattgcagtcGGCGTGCATCCTTGCGCAAGATCAGTATGGCAACTATGTTACACAG CATGTTCTAGAAAGAGGAAAAGCTCATGAGAGGAGCCAAATTATTACTAAATTGGCTGGGCAGGTTGTTACCATGAGCCAAAATAAATTTGCATCAAATGTGATAGAGAGGTGTTTTCAACATGGTGATATTGCGGAGCGGGATCTTCTGATCAGGCAGATTGTGGAGCAGACAGAGGGCAATGACAATTTGCTG GCAATGATGAAGGACCAGTATGCTAATTATGTGGTTCAGAAGATACTTGAAACATGCAATGAGAATCAGCGGGAACTCCTGCTCAGCCGTGTAAAGGGTCATATGCAAGCATTGAGGAAGTACACATACGGCAAGCACATTGTAAGCCGAGTTGAGCAGCTCTGTGGTGATG GAACTGCCGAGTCGGATTCTTGA